GAAGCCTGGCAGGCGCTGGTCTGGCGGGCCCTGCTGGAACGGCTCGGCGGCGGCCACCGCCTCCGGCTCCAGGAGCGGCTGCTCGCCTGCCTGGAGCGGGGGCCGCGGGCGAGCGTCGCCGCCCTGGCGGAGCGCGTGTCCGTGTTCGGCTTGCCCACCCTGCCGCCGTATCACCTGGCCGTCCTGGCGGCGCTGGCGCGGCACGTCCCCGTCTACATCCACCTCCTGACGCCGTCGGCCGAGTACTGGGGCGACCTGCGTTCGGAGCGCGAGCGGCGCCGCTTGCGCGGCGGCCGTCCCGCCGATCCGGAGCTGGACCGCGAATTCCACCTGGAAGCGCGCCAGCCGCTGCTCGAGGCGTGGGGCAAAACCGGCCGCGATTTCCTTGAAGCCCTCCTCGACCTGGACGCTCAAGCCGAGGAGTTGTTTCCCCAACGGGAACGGCGGCATCTGCTGGGCCGTCTTCAGGCTGATTTGGAACAGCTTGTGAACCGCGGCCGCGGCAAAAATCCGGAGGCGGCGCCCCTGCCGGTGGCGCCGGACGACCGTTCCATTCGGGTGGTGAGCTGCCACAGCCTCATGCGGGAGGCGGAGGTCCTGCACGACCACCTCCTGGACTGCTTCGCCACGCTGCCAGACCTGGCGCCCGGCGACATCCTGGTGCTGGCGCCTGACATCGAGACGTATGCGCCCTACCTGCGCGCGGTGTTCGATTCGGTCCCGCCGGGGCGGCGGATTCCGTACACCATCACCGACCGCAGCCCGCGCCGCGAGAGCCCGGTGGCGGAGGCCTTCCTGACGCTGCTCCGACTGGCGGACAGCCGCTTCACCGCGCCGGACGTGCTGGCCCTGCTCGAATTCGTCCCCGTGCGGGAGCGCTTCGCGTTGACGGCGGACGACCTGGAGCGCATCCGAGGGTGGCTGGTCGGCGCCAACATCCGCTGGGGCCTCGACGGCCCGTCCAAGGAACGGCTGGGCCTGCCACCGGAACCGACCCACACCTGGCGCGCCGGATTGGACCGCCTGCTGCTGGGGTACGCGCTGCCGCCCGAAGCGGACGCGCTGTTCGGCGGCATCGCCCCGGCCGCCGGGGTGGAGGGGGACGGTGCCGCGGTGCTGGGCCGGTTGGCCGAGCTGGTGGCGGCCTTCGGACGGCTGGCCCGCACGCTGGACGGCAGCGTCACCCGCCGGGAGTGGGCCCGGCGGCTGGCCGTGTTGCTGGACGAATTCTTCGTCCGCAGTGAAGACGTGGACCGGGAAACCGAGTGCCTGCTGGCCGCGATCCACGACCTGGGCGAATTGCCGGGGTTGGGGGATGAGGGGCCGGCGTACGGGCTGGACGCGGTGCGGCACAGCCTGGAGGAGACGCTGGGTCAGCCCGCCGTGGAGTTCGGGTTCCTGACCGGGCGGGTGACCTGCTGCTCCATGGTGCCCATGCGGAGCATCCCGTTCCGGGTGATCGCCCTGCTGGGCTTGAACGATGCCGAATTTCCCCGACAGGCGCCGGAGTGCGGTTTCGACCTGATGCGGCGCGAACACCGGATCCTGGACCGCTCCCGCCGCGACGAAGACCGCTACCTGTTTCTGGAGTCGCTGCTGTCGGCGAGGGACGTTTTCTACATCAGCTACATCGGTCGCCATGCGCGGGACAACTCGGCGCTCCAACCCGCCGTGGTGGTGAGTCAACTCATCGATTACATCGACCAGGGGTACCGGTTTCCCGACGCCGGCAGGCAGCAGGCGCCGGGGGACGAACCGCCGGTTCCTCGCCTGGTCGTGGAGCACCCGCTCCAGCCGTTCAGCGAACGTTATTTCACCGGGCCGCCCGGCGGCGCGCTGTTCACCTTCTCGGAAGCCGCCGCGCAGGCGGCGGGGAGAGGACCCGCCGCCGCGCCGGCCGTGCCGTCCCGCCTGCCCCCGGCGGGGCCGGAGTGGCGGGTGATGACACCCGGACAACTGACGGAGTTCTTCCGCAACCCGGCCAAGTTTTTGTTGGTGAACCGCCTCCAGGCCCGCTTCGAGCGGGAGGAGGCGGAGCCGTCGGGCGAGGAGCCGTTTGCGCTGGACAGTCTGGCGAAATACTGCCTCAAGGACGCGGTGCTGACCGGGCTGGCGATCGGAGCCGATCCCGGTCCGACGCGTGCGCGTCTCCAGGCGGCCGGGGAGCTTCCCCCCGGCACGGCAGGTCAGGTGGCGTTCGCCGAACTGTGGCGGGAGGCGGTGGCCATCCGGGAGCGGGTGGCGCAGGCGCAGGGAGATGCCGAGACCGAGTCGATGGCGGTGGAGCTCGCGCTCCCAGGCCCGGACGGGCCCCTCACCATCCGGGGCGCGGTGGGGGGAGTGTCCGGCGGCACACTTCTGCGGGTCCGGCCGGGGGCGATTCGGGCCGTAGACCGGCTGTCCCTGTGGGTGGAGCTCCTGCTTCTGTCGGCCGCTCATCCCGACCGGGTGAGCCGCGGCGTGTTCATCGGGATGAAGAAGAAAGATGTCGACCATTGGTCCATCGCGCCGATCCCCGACCCGGCGGCTGTGCTCGCCCGACTGCTTGAGGTGTTCTGGGAAGGGGTCCACGGGTTCATCCCCTTCGCGCCCCGGTCATCCGAGAAATTCGCGGCGGAGTTCCGCAAACAGGGTGACACCGCCCGGGCCATGCGCGCGGCTCAGGACGAATGGCTGGGTGGATACCGGAAATCTCCGGAGGCTGATGACTTCTGCCTCCGCCTGGCCCTGGACCGCCTCGGTGTGTTCGCCTCTGAAGGCGGCGGAGTGCACGAGGAATTCGCCAGGCTGGCGCTGACGGTGTTCGAACCGCTGCTGGACTCTGGTGAGGAGACGCGGTGAACAAGCGGACCTGCCGATCGTTCGATGTCCTGGCCGACGAGCTGCTCGCGGGCCGCCACCTCATCGAGGCCAGCGCCGGCACCGGCAAGACGTACGCCATGGCACTGCTATGCCTGCGCCTCCTGCTGGAGCCGGACGACGCACCGCCGGTGGACCAGATCCTGGCGGTGACCTTCACCGAGGCGGCCACCGCGGAGCTGCGCCGGCGTGTGCGCCGCTTTTTGAAGGACGCCCTCCAGGACGGCCCGTGCCGCCACGCCGAAATCGACACCATCCGGCGGCGGGCGGCGGCGCGACACGGAGCGGCGACGCTGGCCGCGCGCCTTCAGGCTGCCGAGCAGGACATGGATCAGGCAGCCATCTTCACCATCCATGGCTTTTGCCACCGGGTGCTGAAGGTGTCGGCGTTCGAGAGCCGGGTGCTGTTCCAGACCGAGCTGGCGACCGACACGGACGATCTGCTCCGGGAGGTGGTCTGCGACTTCTGGCGGCGGGAGATCGCCGGTGCCCCGGCCTGGCTGGCGGCTCATGCCGCCGAGCAGGGGCTGACCCCCGACACGCTGGTGGACCGGTTGCCCCGTCAACTGTGGAATCCCGAGCTGCGCCTGTTGCCTGAGGTCGCGCCCGTGGATGCGGCGGCGATGGATCGCCGCTTCGCCGAGCTCCACAACCGGTATGTCCGGTTCGGCGGGATGTGGCTGTCTGCACGGGACGACGTGATCGCATTGTTACTCGACGGACGCTTCAAGGGCAACATCTACAAGGATGAATCGGTGGACCGGTTGGCGCGCGCCATCGATGCCTGGCTGCAGGCCGGCGCCGCCGCTGTGGATTTGAAGGCCGTCGAGCTGCTCATCCCGGACAAGATGAGCCGGTCGCTGAAAAAGGGATTCGGATTGCCGGAGCATTCCGCCATCGCCCTGTTCGGCGAAATCGTTGCGGAGACGGAGCGCTTGAACGGGCAGGTGGCCGACGCGCTGTTTGCCCTGGAAATGCGCCTCGTGGAGCAGGTCCGCCGGGAGCTGCCACGGCGCAAGGAGGCGGCGCGGGTGCGCGGCTTCGACGATCTGCTCCGGGCGGTGCGCGAAGCGCTGGCCGGACCCGACGGCGAGGAGTTGGGGTCCGCGTTGCGCGCCCGGTACCGGGCGGTGCTTGTGGACGAATTTCAGGACACGGACCCCGTTCAGTACGCCATCTTTCAGAAGGCATTTGGCCGGAGCGATACGACGGTTTTTTACATCGGCGACCCGAAGCAGTCCATCTACAGCTTTCGCGGCGCCGACATCTTCGCCTACCTGCGCGCCGCGCGAGAACAGGGCGTGGTCCGGCACACGATGACGCGCAACTACCGGTCCACACCCGGGCTGCTGGCGGCGACGGCGCGGCTGTTCAGGGGCGAGCGTCCCTTCGTGATCGCGGGGATCGAACTGCCGCCCGTGGAGGCGGATGCCGAGCGTCCCTGTCCGCTGCTCACCGAAGGCGGCCGGGAAGCGCCGGCGCTCACTATCTGGACCCTGCCGCCCGACCTGCCCGAGTGGTGCTGGGACGATGGCCGGTACAAGGTTGCCGTGGCCCGCCAAATGGCCGCCCGCGCGGTGGCCGCGGAGATCCGCCGGCTGCTGGATCCGGCCCGCGACTGCCGGATCGGCGCCGAACCGTTCCGCGCGGCCCACGCGGCCGTCCTGGTCCGCAGCCGGACCGAGGCGCAGCTCGTGAAGGATGCGCTCCAGGCCGCCGGCGTGCCGGCGGTGCTCTCCCGGGCCGACAACGTGTTCGGTTCTCCGGAGGCGGAAGAGATGGAGCTGATCCTGCGGGCGGCGGCGGCGCCGTCGTCGGGCGGCGCGGTGCGCGCCGCGCTCCTCACCGACGCCCTGGGGCTGGACCTGGCCGGCGTGGACCGGCTGGCCCGCGAGGCGACGGAGTGGGAAGGCTGGCTCGAACAGTTCCACCGCCTGCACGACGCGTGGGCCACGCGGGGGCTGCTCCCCATGCTCCGGCGGCTGGACGCGGAGTGCGGCGTCCGGGGGCGTTTGCTGGGCCTGGCCGGCGGCGAGCGGCGGGTGACCAATTTTTTCCATGTGGCGGAGCTGCTGCACGGGATCGAGTCGGAGTGCGGCATGGGCCTGGCCGGCGTGATCGGATGGCTGGCGGGCCGACGGGCCGAGTCCGGTGACGAACGGGTGGACGCGTACGAGCTGCGTCTCGAAAGCGATGCCGACGCCGTCCAGGTCCTGACCATGCATCGCAGCAAGGGGCTGGAGTTTCCCGTGGTGTTTCTCCCGTTCCCGTGGAGCAGAGGGAGGAAGCTCTCGAAAAATGAGCCGTGCGGCTACCACGACGATACCGGCCGGCCGGTCTGGGATTACGGCTGCGCGGATAAGGTCCGGGCCAGGCGGGAGAAACTGGCCGAGGACGTCCGGCTGCTTTACGTGTCGGTGACCCGCGCCCGATGCCGGTGCTACCTCGCCTGGGACCGCATTAACGAAGCTGAGGATTCGGCACCCGCCTACCTCTTCCACCGGCGCGACGGCGAGCCCGCGCTGCCGCCGACGCGCGAGGCGCTGCTGGCGGATCTGGAGGCGCTGCGGAGCGGCGCGCCCATCGAGGTCGCCGAGCTGCCGCTGGCGGCGCCGCCGATGCTCGCCCCGACCGCCGGAGCGGTCGTCCCGCGGGTGCCGCGGGAGCTGCTGGCGCCGGTCCCGGCGGGCTGGCGCGTGGTGAGCTACTCCGTGCTCACGCGGGGCGCCGCCGCAACCCCCGCCGTGGAGGAGCTGCCTGACCACGATCCCGAGATCGGGCCGGCCGCAGTGTCTGCGGAGCCGGCGGTCGCGGCGCGTGAGGATCATCTGGCCTTCCCCCGGGGCGTGCGTGCCGGCACGGCGCTGCACGCGATCCTGGAGCGGATCGACTTCGCCGCGCCCGACTGCGCCGGCGTGGTGGAGGAGCAGCTCCGGCGGCACGGACTGGCCCGGCGGTCGTCGGACGGCGCGGCCTGGGCCCCCGGGGTCGCCCGCTGGATGCAGCGGGTGCTGGCCGCGCCGCTGACCGACGGCCTGCGGCTGGCGGACATCGGCGGGCCGGATCGGGTTCCGGAGCTGGAGTTCTGGCTGCCGCTGCGACTGGTGACTCCGGCGGACCTGGCGACGCTGGCGGGCGACGACGAGCCGTCCGCGCTGGTGGCCGTCTCCGGGTATCTGCGGGGCTATATCGACCTGGTGTTCCGCCACGCCGGCCGGTACTACCT
The Acidobacteriota bacterium DNA segment above includes these coding regions:
- the recC gene encoding exodeoxyribonuclease V subunit gamma, translating into MPRAAHTPLEAGLFLRTSNDLNALADRLARMVAEAPLGDPLRPEIVVVPTRGMGRWLSLRLARATGVCAHTRFIFPNRLVTDVLRPLVPEADDPAPFDRDNLTWAVADLLRTDVGLAERPETAPIRQYIGGSELRLYQLASRIADTFDQYLVYRPDFIRAWETGGRRLPGDADEAWQALVWRALLERLGGGHRLRLQERLLACLERGPRASVAALAERVSVFGLPTLPPYHLAVLAALARHVPVYIHLLTPSAEYWGDLRSERERRRLRGGRPADPELDREFHLEARQPLLEAWGKTGRDFLEALLDLDAQAEELFPQRERRHLLGRLQADLEQLVNRGRGKNPEAAPLPVAPDDRSIRVVSCHSLMREAEVLHDHLLDCFATLPDLAPGDILVLAPDIETYAPYLRAVFDSVPPGRRIPYTITDRSPRRESPVAEAFLTLLRLADSRFTAPDVLALLEFVPVRERFALTADDLERIRGWLVGANIRWGLDGPSKERLGLPPEPTHTWRAGLDRLLLGYALPPEADALFGGIAPAAGVEGDGAAVLGRLAELVAAFGRLARTLDGSVTRREWARRLAVLLDEFFVRSEDVDRETECLLAAIHDLGELPGLGDEGPAYGLDAVRHSLEETLGQPAVEFGFLTGRVTCCSMVPMRSIPFRVIALLGLNDAEFPRQAPECGFDLMRREHRILDRSRRDEDRYLFLESLLSARDVFYISYIGRHARDNSALQPAVVVSQLIDYIDQGYRFPDAGRQQAPGDEPPVPRLVVEHPLQPFSERYFTGPPGGALFTFSEAAAQAAGRGPAAAPAVPSRLPPAGPEWRVMTPGQLTEFFRNPAKFLLVNRLQARFEREEAEPSGEEPFALDSLAKYCLKDAVLTGLAIGADPGPTRARLQAAGELPPGTAGQVAFAELWREAVAIRERVAQAQGDAETESMAVELALPGPDGPLTIRGAVGGVSGGTLLRVRPGAIRAVDRLSLWVELLLLSAAHPDRVSRGVFIGMKKKDVDHWSIAPIPDPAAVLARLLEVFWEGVHGFIPFAPRSSEKFAAEFRKQGDTARAMRAAQDEWLGGYRKSPEADDFCLRLALDRLGVFASEGGGVHEEFARLALTVFEPLLDSGEETR
- the recB gene encoding exodeoxyribonuclease V subunit beta, which codes for MNKRTCRSFDVLADELLAGRHLIEASAGTGKTYAMALLCLRLLLEPDDAPPVDQILAVTFTEAATAELRRRVRRFLKDALQDGPCRHAEIDTIRRRAAARHGAATLAARLQAAEQDMDQAAIFTIHGFCHRVLKVSAFESRVLFQTELATDTDDLLREVVCDFWRREIAGAPAWLAAHAAEQGLTPDTLVDRLPRQLWNPELRLLPEVAPVDAAAMDRRFAELHNRYVRFGGMWLSARDDVIALLLDGRFKGNIYKDESVDRLARAIDAWLQAGAAAVDLKAVELLIPDKMSRSLKKGFGLPEHSAIALFGEIVAETERLNGQVADALFALEMRLVEQVRRELPRRKEAARVRGFDDLLRAVREALAGPDGEELGSALRARYRAVLVDEFQDTDPVQYAIFQKAFGRSDTTVFYIGDPKQSIYSFRGADIFAYLRAAREQGVVRHTMTRNYRSTPGLLAATARLFRGERPFVIAGIELPPVEADAERPCPLLTEGGREAPALTIWTLPPDLPEWCWDDGRYKVAVARQMAARAVAAEIRRLLDPARDCRIGAEPFRAAHAAVLVRSRTEAQLVKDALQAAGVPAVLSRADNVFGSPEAEEMELILRAAAAPSSGGAVRAALLTDALGLDLAGVDRLAREATEWEGWLEQFHRLHDAWATRGLLPMLRRLDAECGVRGRLLGLAGGERRVTNFFHVAELLHGIESECGMGLAGVIGWLAGRRAESGDERVDAYELRLESDADAVQVLTMHRSKGLEFPVVFLPFPWSRGRKLSKNEPCGYHDDTGRPVWDYGCADKVRARREKLAEDVRLLYVSVTRARCRCYLAWDRINEAEDSAPAYLFHRRDGEPALPPTREALLADLEALRSGAPIEVAELPLAAPPMLAPTAGAVVPRVPRELLAPVPAGWRVVSYSVLTRGAAATPAVEELPDHDPEIGPAAVSAEPAVAAREDHLAFPRGVRAGTALHAILERIDFAAPDCAGVVEEQLRRHGLARRSSDGAAWAPGVARWMQRVLAAPLTDGLRLADIGGPDRVPELEFWLPLRLVTPADLATLAGDDEPSALVAVSGYLRGYIDLVFRHAGRYYLLDWKSNHLGIQPGDYLPERLAEAMRVHHYDLQLNLYVLALHRYLARTLPGYDYDRHMGGAFYLFLRGMDPADPRRPGVFHRRPERAQVEGWAARILEEPSWTP